TGTTCCGTTTGCTGACGGCCCCCCGGATGCTATAAGGGCGTTGACCAGAGTCGAGAATGAAGAGACCGTATATGCTCCCGGCCTGCGGGCATTTCCTGTAACATAAATCATGATTGAGCTTAGGCTGCCCATTGCAAGATTCATCTGGAAGCCGGTGTAATACTGGCTGAGGCGTGCGCTTATGACTCTTTCGGCCTCCGCCATCGTGTAGCCTGCAAGCCGAACCATTCCGATATGAGGGATTGCCGCCATTCCGTCGCGGTTTACGCTGAAGCGGTAATTTCCTTCTTCAGGGATTCCCCATACCGTGAGGGTCATTTCGTCGCCGACTCCGATTCTGTAGCCCTGCGTCACCGGCACTGAGTCTCGCGGGGCATAGGTTGAAGGCGGCCTGCGGAAGAATGACATTCCGTAGCGGGGAAGCCTCCTGAATAGGTTTCCCATTGGGTTGCCGGTTGTCGCTGAGGAAAGTATCTCATCAAAATATGCGTTTACCTCGTCTTCTGTTATGCGTTCCTCGTCAGCGGTAAAATCCTCGGCGTTCTGCTGATTTTCGTCATTCTGCGTCCTTGTCTGAGAGTCATTTCCGGTTGTGTCGATGTTCTCTACGCGGGTTCTGCCTGAAGGAGTCGTGGAGTCTAGCCCGGAGAGGTCTACTCCTCCTGTGCCGGGTATGTTCGGGACTACAGGCGAGGAAGGCCCCGTAGGTGTCGACGGGATTGATGGTATGTCTGATGTTCCCGGCATTGCGATAGGCACACCGGGAGCCGCAAGCACCGCAGGCCCTGCGTCAGCCCCGAACGCGCATGAAGCGAATGAAAGTATTATTAGTGTTGCTGTCAGAAATTTTGCTGTTCTCAATATTATCACCCCGAAAAATTTATTGTATTTTATATTAAATTAACGGAATATGTATTCAAGTATGCTTGTTACGGTTTTATCACCTTCCGTATTATCCTCATCGTCTGCATATGAGCAGTACTCTCGCAGCATTCTCACGACATTTTTCTTCAGCGGGACGGGGCGTAACTGGCTCATGAATCTTTCAGGAGAGCGCACTATTCCGCCGTCGCGCCCTGAATGCATCCTCCACGTTGAAATCAGCATAGTGTTCTGCTCCCAAATGTGCGGGCTTGCGTTCCCGAACCATGAGCCGAACCATTTATCCGCGGGAATCTCCATGTGAACGCCTGCCTTTGTGAAATCTTTTCCGGGAGCGTTTATATCTGTCGCGATGTACCAGAAGCCCAGGGCGGTGTCATCCCAGTGCCTTGTGGCGGAAATCTTCCAGCCCCTATCATCATCGACAAACCAGCCGTAATCAGCCTGAATATCAAGGTCAAGCCCGGGAATGTTTATGCCTGCCTGAAGCCACTGCGCGTTGAGCCAGTCTTTTCCGCCGTCGTCCATATCGATAGCCCTGCCGCCGATGTATTTCATCCTGTGATCAGTCAGCCCGGCGAATGAATACGGGTCGCGGTCATGATATATTGACGCTCTCGCACCTATCCACCATAAACCCGAATCGCCGTAATATCTTGCCCATACATTTCCGCCGAACCATTCCTCATCGAGATAGCCGCCCTCGCCGAAGAACCAGAATCTACCGCTCTGCCCTACCTGATTCGCGTAGGTCATGGCCGCCTGCTGAAGGCGTATATTGTTGTTGAGGTCTTTTTCCCACCACAGCCCGGTGTAGTCTGACGTGTCGACATGCTCATATATAGGGAAACGAACATCAGCCAAAGCCCCCCAGCCGTGAGAGTAACGCCCCGTGTAAATCGCGTCAATGTTGAGCCTGTCCATGTATACCTCGTTGAGTGTCTGATCTATTCTCGGCTCGTAGACACACATCGCCTTAAACTCGTTCTCAGCTTTTGAGGCAAGGACTCTCGCGTCAGGGTCTTCAATGTCCGCGCTTGCCCATGAGAATACAGCCGCGTTCATCTCGTCATCATCCCTGAGAGTGCGCGCCCTTATGTCAAAAAGAATCGTGCCGGGAAACTCTGCTTTCACGATAGGAATACTGGCATTCTTGGCGATAAGGAGCAGCGAATCTGTTTCGGGCATTACACTGGCAAGCACAATAAGAACCGTTGACATTGCCTCGGCGTGTGAAGCGTAGCCGTAATTCTCGTACGACAATGAAAGCCGCTTATGTTCCTCTTCTGTGTCCTCAAGTTTTATTTCAACGTCGCGCACCCTTGTGTATTTCTCAAGCCCGGTCTTTATCTTTGCTATGAGGTCCTGCGATTCTATGTCGTCCCAGTTTGCATTTCTGAAGCCGCCGGAGACATCGAATTTTCTGCGCCCGTTTCCGAGAATAGGCCCGCCCAAATGTATTTTCTGTGAGATACTGAATGACCATTCATCACCGCGCTGATAGCTCACTGCCCCCTGCATTCCCCACGGAGCTTTAAGCACGAGTCCGGCGTTGTATTTGCTTGAGGGAAGCTCCCTGAGAATCCTGCGCCCAGAGGCTTTGTCCTGTGCATAATCAAGAGGGGAATATTCAGCCTTAACCGTAAGCCAGTCGGCAATGTCCCATTCAAGCCCGGCATAAACACCGTTCAGCCTGTCTGAGCCGTAGCCCACTGTCGCGGCAAAATTGCCCCATCTCCATGTCGCCGCACCGTAGTACGCCTTCATAAGCTCCGTACCCATTATATCCGTGATACCCACAGCGAGGGAAGGAACATACCACAGTTTAGGGTTCTTTGTGTGCCATAGCATTAGCTTCAAGTCTACAGCCTTGTCCATGTAGCGACGTGTTGCAATGTAGACTGAACTGAAAGTAGTAAAGCGGGCGTTAATCTCAAGCCACGGAAGCCACGCGATGTCAAGAAAATAATATGCGTATGGAGAAGACCGAGTGTAGCCGAATCTCCCCGCGCCGTCTTCGGGCATTTCAGCAGTAGGATATTCCCATAGCCCCGTCAGCCCCGTGTTGCCTCCTGTTGATGCAAAAGCCCCGCCGTAAAAATTAACTGTCAGGATAATGACGAGACAGAACAGAATTACCCTCCGCAAAATAAATCGCTCCTCATGGAAATTTTTTGCTTATTTTACACTAAATACTAAATCGCAAGAAGACTCCCACTTCTTATAAAGTTTAAGTTTGCTATAATTCATTGCGTTGAAT
This sequence is a window from Synergistaceae bacterium. Protein-coding genes within it:
- a CDS encoding YjbH domain-containing protein; translated protein: MRRVILFCLVIILTVNFYGGAFASTGGNTGLTGLWEYPTAEMPEDGAGRFGYTRSSPYAYYFLDIAWLPWLEINARFTTFSSVYIATRRYMDKAVDLKLMLWHTKNPKLWYVPSLAVGITDIMGTELMKAYYGAATWRWGNFAATVGYGSDRLNGVYAGLEWDIADWLTVKAEYSPLDYAQDKASGRRILRELPSSKYNAGLVLKAPWGMQGAVSYQRGDEWSFSISQKIHLGGPILGNGRRKFDVSGGFRNANWDDIESQDLIAKIKTGLEKYTRVRDVEIKLEDTEEEHKRLSLSYENYGYASHAEAMSTVLIVLASVMPETDSLLLIAKNASIPIVKAEFPGTILFDIRARTLRDDDEMNAAVFSWASADIEDPDARVLASKAENEFKAMCVYEPRIDQTLNEVYMDRLNIDAIYTGRYSHGWGALADVRFPIYEHVDTSDYTGLWWEKDLNNNIRLQQAAMTYANQVGQSGRFWFFGEGGYLDEEWFGGNVWARYYGDSGLWWIGARASIYHDRDPYSFAGLTDHRMKYIGGRAIDMDDGGKDWLNAQWLQAGINIPGLDLDIQADYGWFVDDDRGWKISATRHWDDTALGFWYIATDINAPGKDFTKAGVHMEIPADKWFGSWFGNASPHIWEQNTMLISTWRMHSGRDGGIVRSPERFMSQLRPVPLKKNVVRMLREYCSYADDEDNTEGDKTVTSILEYIFR